The genomic DNA TGGCCCCAGCGTATGCAACGCAGCTCGTCGAAGCTGAACGGAGACGACGCCTCTGTATCCCGGCCCGTGGCTGGATGCGCGCACGAACTAATCCTCCACGTCGGTGGACCCGGGCAGGGgatgaccggccggccggcttgggcaCTCGGCAGACCCCAGATGCGCGCGGTCGCCGGCTCGAACCacatcgccgcctcgccgccgcccagctgccTCCTGCTCCAATTTTGCAATGCAGGGCCCTAATCGCCGATGGATACAGAGCGTGACAGGCTTGAGTGTTTCACTGCTTTGCATGTCCGTTctagttcagagttcaaattGGCTATGCATTCCAGCCAATACACTCCATTTTCATTAGAAATTTATTGGTGAATTCAGAGTTTAGGGATTTTATTATCCCTATAGAGCACATTGGAGAGTAGCTTCTGCCGAAAAAGAGAGACAGGATATGAATACGTAACTCGTGCTTGAACTTCTTGTAGAAGCCTTGCATACAGAAGAGGATGTCGTCGGTGGGGGACGCGGTGCCGCTGGCACGGAAGTCCGACGATCGACCGCGGACATGGCATCCATCTTGGatctttcttttgtgctcaCCGTTCCACCACCTGCCGGTGGTCAGCACTCCGGCTGCCTGCACTGCAAGAACTAATCCTCCACGTCGAGGACGGTGGAGACCCGCCAGAAGAACCAGTCAGCGTCGACGACGTCGTGTCGAGCCGTCGAGTACGAAGCTCGCGGTGACCACGCCCACAGGAGGCTCTCGTCGCTCGCGGTCGCGGCGAAGAGCGAACAGGACACAGGAATCCGTCCCAGATTGGCTAACCAGCgcagcggcgctccggcgagccacgGCATGCAGCGGAGCGCGGCGTCGCGGCCACGACCAGGGGTGGAAGGTAAACGAAACGGcatccgggggtggacggtgtttgacataccgtccacccttgggTCCGAGTCAGCCATTGGATTGAGCGCGTGCGGTCCAGATAGGGGCCAAGGTTCGCACGCCCATGGAATCGGTCGTCGTCCTCGGTCATTCGGCAGGCGCGGGAGCTGCGAGGTGCCACGCGGGTAGGGCcgaacggcgcggcggcggtgcttagGCTCGATGGCAAATGTCCGCCAATCGACGACGACCTCGATGGCGGCGCAGCGGTGGTACTCGGGCTTGAGCCTGTCGTCTGACGGAACGGGTTGAGGTCATGCCGCCGCAGCCGATGGCGAAGAGACGGCGTCGGTCTTCCCAAGCAACGATCTCGACGCAACGCCGCTGCACCGagacggcgcgagcggcggcgtctTGAGGTCGGCTGCCCCGCGCCTCCGAGGTCTGGGCGGGGTTTTCTGGCTGCCCGCTGAAGCTCCGCCATGCCCATGCGGCTCTTCCTTCTCGCACGCTTGTGTCCGGACGATTGGTGGAGGCAGCAGTGCGGTGGACGTGCATCCGGGGGCGGCCGGACCTCCGCCGCGACGGCGCGAGCGGCCGCGTCCACATCTAGGCGGACCACAGGACGGCGTCCGAATTCCTGGTGAAGCAGCGTGTCCGGACTCACGGTCCGGTCCATTTTATGAAGCTTGTAGCCACACACTCCAACGGGCACGCCGCAGACTCCAAATGCCGACCGGGGGTAGACGGTATTTgagataccgtccacccctgggtctCCGACAGCCGTCGGATCGGCCACTTGCGGTCCAGATCGTGCGAGACTCGCACGGGCCGGGACTCGGTCATCATCCTCAGATGTCGTCTCGCAGCGCGTGGGGAGCCAACAATGGCGGCTCCGTTCCTCGATCGGAGAAGGTGAGAAGCTGCGTGCGGAGCGCGTCTCGCGCCGTTTGCTGGTGCTCCGTTCCGCGCGGAGCAAACATCTCGGTCTCGGAAGACCAGCAGCATGCGCGCGTCCTCTCCACGAAGCCACGAACACAACATGGCGGCGTCGTGTCGTGCCCGCAGAATTCCGAGCGTTCCCGAGCGCGCGCACAAGAGTCTCGCCATCCATCGCCGAGCACGCAGCTTCGTCGCTGGACTAGGCGGTCCGGGCTCTGCGTCAGTGGCGCGCGATGGACGCCTTCTTCAGCGGCCTCGACTCCCGGCTGCGGGTGTCGGTGAAGGCGGTGGACTCCATCATGGTGGGGCTAGTGAACGCCGCCATGGAGGACGCCTACAGGAAGAGCCTCTGGAAGGACGGTGACCTGGACCGCCTCTTCCACAAGCTCCGCTTCGCCGAGCTCGCCATCATGCAGCTCGAGTGGTGCCTCCGCTTCGTGCGCGGCGAGatggaggacgacgacggccaGGAGCAGCTGCTCGACGACCTCCTCGAGACGCGGGACCAGATCCAGGCGCGCCTCGACGAggccgagctcgccgtcgccgaggcgGACCGAGACTACATGCGCCGGAAGCGCGCGGAACTCGccccggcgcgcggccgcgagACGCCGCCTGCGGCCGGGCGCCAGGGCGCTGAGGAGGAGTGCGGCCGTGCGTTCGGCGAGCTTAGGGTGTCGGTGATCCGGAAGATGTCGAGGATGAGGGCCAGGCTGGAGGACGCGAGCTCCACGCTGGCGGCGCTCATGGAGAAGGTGAGCGGCGAGGCGTCGCCCATGGCGAGGCTGCAGGAGGCCGGCCACGAGGGCGAAGGGGTCAAGGGGCTCACGGGATTCTACGGCATGGCGCAGCTGCTCATGGAGTTTCAGGAAATGGCCCTGGACGCCGGCGTCGTCAGAGACAGCGTCGCGTCTTCGTTCGACGCCATGGAGAGGTCGGTCTCCGCGCTGGGGGCGGCCATGGATGAGCAGCAGTGGCTTATGGATGCAGAGAGGGAGATGTACAGCGCCGTTGTGGAGGGTTTTGTCAGGGAGATCAACGTGGGATCCGATCGCACGTCTTCTCCAGGTGAAGCATCTCGTCCACCTACGTTGCATCATGACAGTGACGCTACTGAGAATAGCCTGGAAGAATTCCAATCTTCAGAGGATGAAACTAGGCAGCTGCAGTCAGGAGGGCATATGGTAGCAGAAAGTCAGATAGTAGACAGTGCTATCAATTAGGAGAGCATTGTATCCACCGTGAGGAAGCTGAAAGGCTAACAGGAGTAAAGATTGATTCAGATGTCAGATCTGATCTACAATGTGTGTTATATACAGCAGTATTCAGAGACTTGGTGAGGAAATTGGCTGTTCAGGCATATGATTTACAGAAACTAAAAGAAGAGAAGGATGAAATGGACATCGCAAGTAAACTGCAGTGCGAGATATATGGCTCTATATTCAAAGACTCGCTGAAGAAACTGGATGTTCTTGCTGATGTGCAGAAGGTAACTGAAGTAAGAGACGAGGTGGACATGAGAAGTGAACTGCAGAATGAAATATATAGCATACTAGTCACAGACTTGCTGAAGGAACTGGCTGTTGATTCTGCTGATCATTTTATCAAGACCTTAATCAAAGATGAAGTGCATGCGGTTTTTCTAGCCAAGACTTTAAATGCTTGGAAGAGCGCAACTGAAATGGTTCATAGTGAGAGACACATCAAAGAAGAGATGATGCAAAACAATGTAACCACTGAAGATGAAGGCCCAGATTCCGATCAACATGGAGTACCTGTGAAGCAAGAGATTTTAAGTTTCGGTGCAAACCACGACAGGCGAAATTCAAAAGGGGGTGATCAGCAGGCTGAAATGTCAACAGTCAGAGATGATGTCTCTTATTCAGTTAAGAACAATGTTAAGGACGGATTGGAATACCAAAGGAAGGCACAAAGAGGGGAGATAGATATAGGTTTCAGCATGACCCCTGAAAGCACAATCAAGGAAATGCTCATTCGATCAACAAAATTTCAGGCAATGTCCATGGATTTTGAAGCTGTTACCTGTGGAAAATTAGAAACAGCTGTTCTAAGGTTTGTGAGTCTCCATTCCCTTATTTTCATGGCATGGGGCAATCGGAGAATGATATCTGATCCTTGTCCAGATTGAGAGACTTGGATAAACAATTGGCGAATCTGGTTGAACAAGTGAGTTCTCTTAAAAAAAGTGAACTCATTTACCGGACGCCTTTCACCAGGAGATGTTGCGACCTCCAAACAGCAGAAGCAGAGGTTAGAAATTATAAGAAAACATCTTGCTGCCGATTGCTCCATGGCCAAAGATACTTAAATTTGCCTGCCACGAACCTTAGGTGGATCTTCTTGGCGATGAGGTGGATCTACTTCTGGGACTTCTCAGCAAGACATACAAAGTTCTGGATCACTACTCGCCAGTTCTTCAACACTATCATTGGGTAATTTTCTAGTTTCACCAAGTTGAATACCATGTCCATGTAAATTTAACAGGTGCAGTGTTATGTCATCGTGAAACAAATTTTTGTTGAAGCTAATGTAGTTACTGAATCTGCCATTTTTCTTACGTTCCCTGCCTGGCAGCTTGATAGCTAAGTTTTAGGGGGTGTTTGGATACAAATACTAATACTCTaaatgctaaactttagcactagccCATCTAAACAAGAGTGCCAATAGGCTGAGCTAAAcatttgccaagacttaaataTTTTAGAAGAGATACTTAAATATTTTAGAAGAGATACGAGTGCTAAtaggtgctaaagtttagcacttaaTTTAACACATCCAGATAGGCCATAAATACATTTCCATTGAtgtataaatattttttctcgTTTCATTCATTTTTGTTCGCCAGAAGTGAGGCTGAATTGTCCATTGGTTTGGTGTTTCAGATCAGGGAGATGCTGAGCATGCTTGGGAAGGAGCTTGCCCTAAGGCATCAGATTCgttaatataaataaataaataaatagcatTCGGTGCATGTTGCCACTTATTTTCCACGTCTAAAACTGAACAGAGTCAATATTTTTCCCTTTATAAATATGAAAGAAAAATGTTTAGAAGTAGTACAGTACAAGAGGTAtcatttcgcaaaaaaaaaattaaagaaaggGAAGAGAGGGTATAAAAAACTAAATTATGCCACTTTCAAGGTAGCATTTGCAAACTTCCAGCTTGGATACACGTACTGATACTTCTGGAACCTTCCAGCCGTTACAGCTGCCGGCACCGCAGAAAACGGCGCGGATTCTTACCGCCCCTCGTCTCCGCTGCCATCGTAGCTTCTCAGTTCCGTCTCCAAGGGTCGCCATGGAGCTTGATCTCCCGCCACAACAGGTCCCGCAGCTCacagacctcgccgccgccatccaccaCGCAGCGGCTGCCGCTACCGCGCTATCCACGCCCTCTCCGtcctcccacgccgccgccgcggtggccgccCTCCGCGACGCCCACGCCGCCATCGGCTCCTTCCTCTCCAGACTCGACACGGCCGCCGCGTTGTCCTGCGACGATCAGCCCATGGCGGAGGGCGGCCAGGAGCCGGAGGAAGATGGGGAGGGGGAGCACATGGTCGGGGAAGTGGAGGAGGGGCTCCGGGACTGCGTCCTGCAGGGGAGCAAGAGGCGGAAGCGGCCCGTGCCGCCGTCGTGGCCCCTAGGACGCCGCAAGAGCGGCGGTTGCGAGGCCGCagaggcggccgccgcgccggtgctGGACgtcgaggggcggcggcgcgcggccatgAATCTACTGCTACAGTTCCATGCTTGGTGCGTAGGAGGTGAGTTACTTTCGTGTTTCGTCGCAGTACTTTATTGTCTGAATTAAAGATTTGATGGTAAAATTGTGAGTGAGAATTGCCATTCTGGGTATTTTTATCCAGAAATCATCAATGTCAAGTTGGTTTCAAATACGATGATGAGATTGAAATGCACTATAACAAGAAATCAACCAAATGTATTCAGAATTTCAGATTTGGCCAACGGCTAATTCTAGATACAGCTCTAGGTAGGTTGTGGAAAGAAAATGATGGTTGATTAAAAAGCGTGTTTTGTGATGCTACTAAAAATATAGAAGCACTAATGGAAACTGAACTGTGAAATCTAAGAACTGCTACTCTGCTAGGCTGCTTGCATTTCTGCCTTCTTGAGGAGGATAATTAGTATGTCAACAAACTTTAGACAACTTTGTCCAAAGTTTTCGTACAGCAAAGAACTAAAATCAGAAGTTCATGTGCAGTTGTTTTGAAAGTGGCTGGGGTTTGTCTGGAATAACGAGACACAGAGTTAGTGGCCTCAGTAGGTATTTTATTTGGTGCTCCTTGGCAGGCCAGTAATCTAGAGTGTTGACAGGGAAATTCTTGAAGATCATAGTAAACATTGGGAGTACAAGCACACAAGTATTGGGCTGTGTTTTAACTAATACTCATTCGACTTGATACTAAGCATTCTTGATTTTAAATTTCACTATCCATGTGTATCGACATTCCATACACTAGATATAATTCTTTTGAATGCTAAGCACTGAATAAACCTAATTTCCCCTTCCGGAGCTCATCTGTTGAAGTGTTACTAATTTTTTGGCCGAGGCTCTATGCTCATCTGCTGCTACTGGAATCTGGGAAGTGATCCTTGCGCTAGTAATATTTTCCTGTTGTTTTTTCATCTGGATATCATTTATTGCTTCGCGGAGGATCCTGTTTACAAGCGCCTGCCAATCATTGCTTGCTGCCAGGAACAATGGTTTTCGACAATGTTTGTGGGTCATTCCGTTCTTCACAGAGATGCAGCCAATCAGACAGACAGTAGGCAACATTATCCCACAGTGCGGACGGTTGGGGATTGGGCTGAAGAAAGTGAGATGCCATTTCAGCTGAATCGTTTTCATAGTGAGACTAGATTTTTAGTAAGATTTGACCAATAAAGAGCCTGATCATCTTTCCTCATTGCTCTCAGTTCCGCTGTACCTGTACTGTTTATTCAGTAGTAGTACTTCTGAATGGAGTGACAGCTGCTGGCTCAACTTGATATGTCATTGCAATTGGTTTTGCACAATGATCCTGTTGTCCACTACAGAATTGATTGCTGAGAAGTTTTGTTCGTCGTCATGTTTTTCTGAAGTCGGGTGAAAAAAGGAGCTGATTCGCATAGCGATCGGTGTCAAGACTAAGAAAAAACAACCCTGACGGTCCATCCATTGGTCTGTCAGCGTCCGTTTTCACCGGCGAGCTTAGCAAAGTCCAAGTTCTCTCACCTGCCCGGAGTCCCCGGCCGGCCGCGAGAGCGGTGCCGGTGCGAAACCATGGCGGGTCCTCTCCTGCTGCTCGTCTTCCTGTTTCTCTCTCACGCCTCGGCGGCGGAGTACGGGGAGGAGCTGCTGCGGCGCGCGTGGGGGGAGCGGGAGTGGATGGTGGGCGCACCCACGCGCACCCGGAGCTCGCGTTCCGGGAGCACCGCACCAGCGCCCTCGTCGGCGAGGAGCTCGAGCGCCTCGGGATCCGCAACCGCATATATTTCCAATAACAGCTCGCGGGGTATTAAGACCAGAAAATTTCCAATAACAAGAAACtagattaaaaaaaactttgtttGACTACATATATTTCAAATTTCCTTAAGTTATGTGGTTTGCATAATGTACACTTGCATGGATAAATTAATAGATATTCATTTGTGGTGAAGGGAACAGTGAGACTCCTTTTTCAGCCTGCTGAAGAAGGTGGTgctggtgcatctcatataaTAAAAGAAGGCGCTCTTGATGGGGTCGAAGCCATTTTTGCCATGCATGTCGATTATCGGATACCAACTGGGGTAATAGCAGCTCATCCAGGACCTACGCAAGCCGCTGTGTGTTTCTTTCAAGCCAAAATAGAAGGTAAAACTGGGATGGCTGATACCCCACACTTAAATGTGGACCCTATCGTTGCTGCATCATTCACCATCCTGTCCCTACAGCAGCTCATTTCCAGAGAAGATGATCCACTTCACAGCCAAGTATGACACTTTTCTTGGTAATGCTATTTTGCTATCTGATTTTTTAGAGCACTATAGAGAGGTGTTACAAATAAACCTAGATCAGAATGGACAGAACAATATTTCTTCTTACACAGTTAAACTGGGTGTTGGTTACTTtctcaaaaaataaataaataaactggTGCTTGGTTACACCTTGAAAAATCTAGGGTGAAGATGTCGTCCTGGCCCTGGTTTTGTCTTAAGAGAGGGGAATATCGAACCCTCTAGGCAGGTACTCACATGACCTGCGAGCGCTCGGGTTCGAACCCGGGTGGGTGTCCTTTCAACTGGAGGCTAATGGTAATACCTTTAGAGAAGACTAATAGTGCTCCCTATTGCTAAAGATGGAGAATCATATAATGCAGACTAATTGTAATAACATTGACTTGCTAGTTGTTAGTTCACCCTTTTTAAGACATAAGTATCAATGGATCGTTCTCAGCAACTACCACCTAGCACTTAACACTGCATTTCAGACATAAGGATCATTCTCAGCAAGTACCACCTAACCTAGAACTGAACATGGACCACTTAGTACTGATCACTTGATCCTGCATTTGTTCGAATGTGGATTTTGGGCACTCGCGGTGCACCAATATTGCTGATTTCACGCAGAGTACCTTAAGGGAATATGGAACCTCTTTTTGTTGACTATACAGAATTACATTAAAAAAACCTCAATTACGGTCATGCTACTCATGTTTACACTTGAACTCACTCTAGTTGAGAGGATGTTTTTTCCCTTAATTACCAATGGACCCCATAGTAGGTTTAACAGTGTGATCAACCTGAAGGGAATATCGGTATTTGTATGTCAAGAATGCAATTGGCCAAAATCTTCTTGTAACATAAACCTGAAAGGAATTTGTATATTTATTCTGCTCAGGTGGTGTCGGTTACTTATGTCAAAGCTGGAAATGCCCTTGATGCCACCCCTGGAATTGTTGAGTTTGGAGGTACTTTGAGGAGCATCACTACTGAAGGCCTCTACCGTCTGCAGAAAAGAGTTATAGAGGTTAGTAAGATCATGCATCATGCACGACTTAATTTATTAGAATTATTTTATCGTAATATAGCTGTCTTCTGAATGCACTAGGACCTCCAGAGCACTGACTGCACTGATGCATTTTCCTTGGATAATTGCTTTCAAACTACATATATGATGAATGGTATTAATA from Panicum virgatum strain AP13 chromosome 7N, P.virgatum_v5, whole genome shotgun sequence includes the following:
- the LOC120682333 gene encoding uncharacterized protein LOC120682333, with protein sequence MELDLPPQQVPQLTDLAAAIHHAAAAATALSTPSPSSHAAAAVAALRDAHAAIGSFLSRLDTAAALSCDDQPMAEGGQEPEEDGEGEHMVGEVEEGLRDCVLQGSKRRKRPVPPSWPLGRRKSGGCEAAEAAAAPVLDVEGRRRAAMNLLLQFHAWCVGGELLSCFVAVLYCLN